One genomic region from Fusobacterium russii ATCC 25533 encodes:
- a CDS encoding type IV pilus twitching motility protein PilT, whose protein sequence is MLILDILNYARENNISDIHIIEDEEVYFREFAEIVLNKNFPKITREDILEICGNRIEEDFIYVDKFKNRYRISTFLTMGKLGMVVRLINDKPILLKEKFINELIDKKILDLKDGLILITGATGSGKSTTLANIIEKFNENKNYKILTIEEPIEYIFENKKSLIVQREIGSDIISYKRALKSSLRQDPNIVVVGEIRDEESLFAVLKLAETGHLVLTTLHTNNAAESINRIISMVGSEKKTFIRNQLSSVLRFIISQDLYINKEKREITPIFEILNNTKAVANLIANDKINQIPNLIESGIENYMITKEKYFLLIKNK, encoded by the coding sequence ATGCTTATTTTAGATATTTTGAACTATGCTAGAGAAAATAATATCTCAGATATTCATATAATAGAAGATGAAGAAGTTTATTTTAGAGAATTTGCTGAAATAGTATTAAATAAAAATTTTCCCAAGATAACAAGAGAAGATATTTTAGAGATCTGTGGCAATAGAATAGAAGAAGATTTTATCTATGTTGATAAATTTAAAAATAGATATAGAATAAGTACGTTCTTAACTATGGGAAAGTTAGGAATGGTCGTAAGACTTATAAATGATAAGCCGATACTTTTAAAGGAAAAATTTATAAATGAACTTATAGATAAAAAAATTTTAGACTTAAAAGACGGTTTAATTTTAATTACAGGAGCAACAGGAAGTGGAAAATCAACAACTCTTGCCAATATAATTGAAAAGTTTAATGAAAATAAAAATTATAAGATTTTGACAATAGAAGAGCCAATAGAATATATATTTGAAAATAAAAAATCCTTAATTGTGCAAAGAGAAATAGGAAGTGATATTATTTCATATAAAAGAGCATTAAAAAGTTCTCTAAGACAGGATCCAAATATTGTCGTAGTTGGTGAAATAAGAGATGAAGAAAGTTTATTTGCAGTTTTAAAATTAGCTGAAACGGGACATTTAGTTTTAACGACTTTACATACAAATAATGCAGCTGAAAGCATAAATAGAATTATATCTATGGTTGGCTCAGAGAAAAAAACATTTATTAGAAATCAACTTTCCTCTGTGCTCAGATTCATTATTTCACAGGACTTATATATAAATAAAGAAAAAAGAGAAATTACACCAATTTTTGAAATATTAAACAATACAAAGGCTGTTGCAAATTTAATAGCAAATGATAAAATAAATCAAATTCCAAATTTGATAGAGAGTGGAATTGAAAACTATATGATAACAAAAGAAAAATATTTTTTACTAATAAAGAATAAATAG
- a CDS encoding coproporphyrinogen III oxidase, translated as MKIELNKELNLRSIEEFIRVMLPDKLEDSIKYNILKNEEKITITVYSKNLDREIKFEYENLGEKIEEQELAMSKIILLKLYDKNYSWGSLMGVRPTKVLRRLLINNCSYEEARKILKNFYLVSDEKINLMETVVKKELEFLDKEHINMYIGIPFCPTKCKYCSFASYEINGGVGRFYNDFVEALLEEIEIMGKFLKTYNKKVSSIYFGGGTPSTVKEIDLERILKKLKDNIDTSQVREFTFEAGREDTLNVEKLEIIKKYGVDRISLNPQSFNIETLKRVNRKFNRENFDFIYKKAKNLGFIINMDFIIGLPKESTEEILNTIEEIKKYDIDNLTIHSLSFKRASKLFKENQEREDIDRVIIEKKLEKLLQEKSLYPYYMYRQKNIIEWGENIGYSKLGKESIFNIEMIEENQNTLALGGGGISKIVVEEKKGIDYIERYINPKDPALYIRELKKRCQDKIAMFNKYR; from the coding sequence TTGAAGATAGAGCTTAATAAAGAATTAAATCTGAGAAGCATAGAAGAATTTATAAGAGTAATGCTACCGGATAAGCTGGAAGACAGTATAAAATACAATATTTTAAAGAATGAGGAAAAAATAACAATAACAGTTTATTCTAAGAATTTAGATAGAGAAATAAAATTTGAATATGAAAATTTAGGAGAAAAAATAGAAGAGCAAGAACTGGCAATGTCTAAGATTATTCTTTTAAAATTATATGATAAAAACTATTCTTGGGGCTCACTTATGGGAGTAAGACCTACTAAAGTTTTAAGAAGGCTTTTAATAAATAATTGCTCCTATGAAGAAGCTAGGAAGATTTTAAAAAATTTTTATCTGGTAAGTGATGAAAAGATAAATTTAATGGAAACAGTTGTAAAAAAAGAATTGGAATTTTTAGATAAAGAACATATAAATATGTATATAGGAATTCCTTTTTGTCCTACAAAGTGTAAGTATTGTTCCTTTGCATCTTATGAAATAAATGGTGGTGTAGGAAGATTTTACAATGATTTTGTAGAAGCACTCTTAGAAGAAATTGAAATAATGGGAAAATTCTTAAAAACTTATAATAAAAAAGTATCTTCAATCTATTTTGGTGGAGGCACACCAAGTACGGTTAAGGAGATTGACTTAGAAAGAATTTTAAAAAAACTTAAAGATAATATTGATACCAGTCAAGTCAGAGAATTTACTTTTGAAGCAGGTAGAGAAGATACATTAAATGTAGAAAAATTGGAAATAATTAAGAAATATGGAGTAGACAGAATAAGTTTAAATCCACAATCTTTTAATATAGAAACTTTAAAAAGAGTCAACAGAAAATTCAATAGAGAAAACTTTGACTTTATTTATAAAAAAGCAAAAAACTTAGGTTTTATAATAAATATGGATTTTATAATAGGCTTACCTAAGGAGAGTACAGAAGAAATATTAAATACAATAGAGGAAATAAAAAAATATGATATTGATAACTTAACCATACACTCCCTATCTTTTAAAAGAGCCTCTAAGCTTTTTAAAGAAAATCAGGAAAGAGAAGACATAGACAGAGTTATAATTGAAAAAAAGTTGGAAAAGCTTCTTCAAGAAAAGAGCTTATATCCATATTATATGTATAGACAAAAGAATATAATAGAATGGGGAGAAAATATAGGCTATTCAAAATTAGGTAAAGAGTCAATTTTTAATATAGAGATGATAGAAGAAAATCAGAATACTTTAGCTCTTGGTGGTGGAGGTATAAGTAAGATTGTAGTTGAAGAAAAAAAGGGAATAGATTATATTGAAAGGTATATAAATCCTAAAGATCCAGCACTTTATATAAGAGAGTTAAAAAAGAGATGTCAGGATAAGATAGCTATGTTCAATAAATATAGATAA
- a CDS encoding helix-hairpin-helix domain-containing protein, with product MRRFIVLFFTLIFLNTYSKLDKLSSGDFKVIISSQNMKEEKDERMDINFVTKEEMLSRGVASTYVNKIVEYREITGCFEKLDELKRIKGIREATYSKLSKSFKIIEIPEKKELYINLADEEILKYYGFNKNEIKEIRKFIQKNGRIINNIELKKIISKNIYERLKDKINYEENKK from the coding sequence ATGAGAAGATTTATAGTTTTATTTTTCACACTGATATTTTTAAATACATATTCAAAACTAGATAAATTAAGTAGTGGAGATTTTAAAGTAATAATAAGTTCACAGAATATGAAAGAAGAGAAAGATGAGAGAATGGATATAAATTTTGTGACAAAAGAAGAGATGTTAAGTAGAGGAGTAGCAAGTACCTATGTAAATAAAATAGTTGAATATAGAGAAATAACTGGCTGTTTTGAAAAACTAGATGAACTTAAAAGAATAAAGGGCATAAGAGAAGCAACTTATTCCAAGCTTTCAAAGTCATTCAAAATTATAGAAATACCTGAAAAAAAAGAATTATATATAAATTTAGCTGATGAGGAAATATTAAAATATTATGGTTTTAATAAAAATGAAATAAAAGAAATAAGAAAATTTATTCAAAAAAATGGTAGAATAATAAATAATATAGAATTAAAAAAAATCATTTCAAAAAATATATATGAAAGATTAAAAGATAAAATAAATTATGAGGAGAATAAAAAATAA
- a CDS encoding Hsp33 family molecular chaperone HslO codes for MGRLIRGVSKNARFFATDTTDVVQKAIDIHNYDIYSSDIFGKFCTLAVLMGSTLKGEDKLTIRTDTEGYIKNIIVNSDSKGNIKAYLVNGNEESYDSLGKGMMRIIKDMGLKEPYTAVANIDYLKLANDISYYFYNSEQIPTVISFAMEFTNDNRVLCAGAYMIQLLPNADEEFITKLERKIEAIRPMNELMKGGMSLEKIINLLYDDMDTEDDSLVEEYQILEEKEINYNCDCSSDRFYRGLLTLGAEELTKIFDEEGEIQTECQFCSKKYKFERKHFLEVLTNFKRG; via the coding sequence ATGGGAAGACTAATAAGAGGAGTAAGTAAAAATGCAAGATTTTTTGCCACTGACACAACAGATGTGGTTCAAAAAGCTATAGATATTCATAATTACGATATTTATTCATCTGATATTTTTGGAAAATTCTGCACTCTTGCAGTTTTAATGGGCTCAACATTAAAGGGCGAAGATAAATTAACGATAAGGACAGACACAGAAGGTTATATAAAAAATATTATAGTGAACTCAGATTCCAAAGGAAATATAAAGGCTTATTTGGTGAATGGAAATGAAGAATCTTATGATAGCCTTGGCAAAGGAATGATGAGAATAATAAAAGATATGGGTTTAAAAGAACCTTATACTGCTGTAGCAAATATAGATTATTTAAAACTTGCAAATGACATTTCTTATTATTTTTATAATTCGGAACAGATACCAACTGTAATTTCATTTGCAATGGAATTTACAAATGATAATAGGGTTTTATGTGCAGGAGCGTATATGATACAGTTATTACCCAATGCCGATGAAGAGTTTATAACTAAGCTTGAAAGAAAAATAGAGGCAATAAGACCGATGAATGAGCTTATGAAAGGTGGAATGAGCTTAGAAAAAATTATAAATCTTCTATACGATGATATGGATACGGAAGATGACAGTTTAGTTGAAGAATATCAAATCTTAGAGGAAAAAGAGATTAACTATAACTGTGATTGCAGCTCAGATAGGTTTTATAGAGGGCTTCTAACATTAGGGGCAGAAGAACTTACAAAAATTTTTGATGAGGAGGGAGAGATTCAAACTGAGTGTCAATTTTGCAGCAAAAAATACAAATTTGAAAGAAAACATTTTTTAGAAGTTTTAACAAATTTTAAAAGGGGGTAA
- a CDS encoding SseB family protein, with protein MKIDVNKPLENPVLKDLFQKLKKAKEDDEYAKVLNNLAEEIAMNAYFLSVVELSEEPEKQNDGSFILKEDTEISFPMLSNQENQTFYPIFIDWEELYKWEDLKKENLKTAIFNFDDYLSMVFNNENNYGIVINPFSDNFLLDKENLKIWKAIKEARIKESGKSEVKN; from the coding sequence ATGAAAATTGATGTGAACAAACCTTTAGAAAACCCTGTGTTAAAGGACTTATTCCAAAAATTAAAAAAGGCAAAGGAGGATGATGAATATGCTAAAGTTTTAAATAATTTAGCGGAAGAAATAGCTATGAATGCTTATTTCTTATCAGTAGTTGAGTTATCAGAAGAACCGGAAAAGCAAAATGACGGAAGTTTTATACTAAAAGAAGATACAGAAATATCATTTCCTATGCTAAGTAATCAAGAAAATCAAACTTTTTATCCAATTTTCATAGACTGGGAAGAGCTTTATAAGTGGGAAGATTTAAAAAAAGAAAATTTGAAAACTGCTATTTTTAATTTTGATGATTATTTAAGTATGGTTTTCAATAATGAAAATAATTATGGAATAGTCATAAATCCTTTCAGTGATAATTTTCTTTTAGATAAAGAAAATTTAAAAATATGGAAGGCTATTAAAGAAGCTAGAATAAAAGAATCAGGGAAATCAGAAGTAAAAAATTAA
- a CDS encoding PLP-dependent cysteine synthase family protein: protein MEREKWKNLEKLIGKTPLLEIIFEYKGEERKLYVKNESYNLTGSIKDRMAFYCLKKAYENGEIKENSPIAEATSGNTGIAFSAMGAILGHPVTIFMPEWMSEERKSLIRSFGADIILVSREEGGFLGSIEKTKEFAKEHPETYLPNQFSNIYNSEAHYYGIGLEIVEEMKSVNLEIDGFVAGVGTGGTVMGTGKRIKESFPNAKICPLEPLNSPTLSTGYKVAKHRIEGISDEFIPDLLKLDELDSVISVDDGDAIIMAQKLAKLGLGVGISSGANFIGALILQNKLGNSSNIVTVLADDNKKYLSTDLMKKEETKESFFSKDIVLKEIRNIIRN, encoded by the coding sequence ATGGAAAGAGAAAAGTGGAAGAATTTAGAGAAGCTAATTGGTAAAACTCCTTTATTAGAAATTATCTTTGAATATAAAGGTGAAGAAAGAAAATTGTATGTAAAAAATGAAAGTTACAATCTGACAGGGAGCATTAAAGATAGAATGGCATTCTACTGTTTAAAAAAGGCGTATGAAAATGGTGAAATTAAAGAAAATTCTCCTATCGCTGAAGCTACAAGTGGAAATACAGGTATTGCATTCAGTGCTATGGGAGCTATTTTAGGTCATCCCGTAACTATTTTTATGCCGGAATGGATGAGTGAAGAGAGAAAGTCTTTAATTCGTTCTTTTGGAGCTGATATTATTTTAGTTTCAAGAGAAGAAGGCGGCTTTTTAGGAAGTATAGAAAAAACAAAAGAATTTGCTAAAGAACATCCTGAAACTTATTTACCTAACCAATTTTCAAATATTTATAACAGTGAAGCACATTATTATGGTATTGGTTTGGAAATTGTTGAGGAGATGAAAAGTGTTAATTTAGAAATTGACGGTTTTGTTGCGGGAGTTGGCACAGGCGGAACTGTTATGGGGACTGGAAAAAGAATAAAGGAAAGTTTCCCAAATGCAAAAATCTGTCCTTTAGAACCTTTAAATTCTCCAACTTTATCTACGGGATATAAGGTTGCTAAGCATAGAATTGAGGGTATTTCTGATGAATTTATTCCAGACTTGCTTAAACTTGATGAATTAGACTCCGTTATCAGTGTGGATGACGGTGATGCCATTATTATGGCACAAAAATTAGCGAAGTTGGGACTGGGTGTAGGAATCTCTTCTGGTGCTAATTTCATTGGAGCTCTAATACTTCAAAATAAATTAGGTAATTCTTCCAATATCGTGACCGTTTTAGCTGATGATAATAAAAAATATTTAAGTACTGATCTTATGAAAAAAGAAGAAACTAAAGAAAGTTTCTTCTCGAAAGATATAGTATTAAAAGAAATAAGAAATATAATCAGAAACTAA
- a CDS encoding TatD family hydrolase, with amino-acid sequence MKIIDSHVHLNNEQFDEDREEVFKRIKENLDFVVNIGYDLESSEIGLKYSNKNDFIYCTVGYHPDEIEGYSEENEKKLEELAKNPKVLAIGEIGLDYHWMTRPKEEQKDIFRKQLKLARRTNKPVVIHTREAMEDTVNILNEFPDITGILHCYPGSVETAKQMIDRYYLGIGGVLTFKNAKKLVDVVREIPLEKIVIETDCPYMAPTPYRGKRNEPIYTVEVAKKIAEIKGISYEEVVRVTNKNTRKAYKML; translated from the coding sequence ATGAAAATAATAGATTCTCATGTACACTTAAATAATGAGCAATTTGACGAAGATAGAGAAGAAGTTTTTAAAAGAATAAAAGAAAATTTAGACTTTGTTGTTAATATTGGTTATGATTTGGAAAGCAGTGAAATAGGACTTAAGTATTCAAATAAAAATGATTTTATTTATTGTACAGTTGGCTATCATCCGGATGAGATAGAAGGCTACAGTGAAGAAAATGAAAAAAAATTAGAAGAGCTTGCAAAAAATCCTAAAGTCTTGGCAATAGGTGAAATTGGGCTTGATTATCATTGGATGACAAGACCGAAGGAAGAGCAAAAAGATATTTTTAGAAAACAGTTGAAACTCGCCAGAAGGACAAATAAGCCTGTTGTAATTCATACAAGAGAAGCAATGGAGGATACAGTTAATATTTTAAACGAATTTCCTGATATAACTGGAATTCTACACTGTTATCCCGGTTCTGTAGAAACGGCAAAACAGATGATAGACAGATATTATTTGGGAATAGGTGGAGTTTTAACATTTAAAAATGCAAAAAAATTAGTAGATGTAGTTAGAGAAATTCCCTTAGAGAAAATAGTTATTGAAACTGACTGCCCATATATGGCTCCAACACCGTATAGAGGAAAGAGAAATGAGCCAATTTATACAGTTGAAGTTGCAAAAAAAATCGCAGAAATAAAAGGAATATCCTATGAAGAGGTTGTGAGAGTAACAAATAAAAATACGAGAAAGGCATATAAAATGTTATGA
- the acpS gene encoding holo-ACP synthase — MIYGIGNDIIEIERIKKALLREGFIKKLCTEKEIENLQRRGNREESYAGIFSAKEAIAKAIGIGVRTYSLTDMEILNDDLGKPYALISEKLDKIIKERFGIYNIELSISHSKEYATAVAIIFKA, encoded by the coding sequence ATGATTTATGGTATAGGTAATGACATAATAGAGATAGAAAGAATAAAAAAAGCTCTATTGAGGGAAGGCTTTATAAAAAAGTTATGCACTGAAAAGGAAATAGAAAATTTACAGAGAAGAGGCAACAGAGAAGAAAGCTATGCAGGTATATTTTCAGCTAAAGAAGCTATTGCTAAAGCTATTGGAATCGGAGTTAGAACTTATTCATTAACAGATATGGAAATTCTGAATGATGATTTAGGAAAGCCCTATGCTTTAATATCGGAAAAGTTAGATAAGATTATAAAGGAAAGATTTGGTATTTATAACATAGAACTTTCTATATCTCATTCAAAGGAGTATGCGACTGCTGTTGCCATTATTTTTAAAGCTTAA
- the prfB gene encoding peptide chain release factor 2 (programmed frameshift), with translation MDILELKREYDEIKDRIENIRRSLDLERRKKTIKDLEALTMQEGFWGDKRKSSEIIKNINFEKNIIDKYNFLVSERDEEEVLIDFIESGEESFIEELSERHKLLKKDTENFEIALLLDGDYDGSNAIVTIHSGAGGTEACDWADMLYRMYLRWCNFKNYKVSELDYLAGDGAGIKSVTFLVEGINAYGYLKAEKGVHRLVRISPFDANKKRHTSFASVEVMPEVDENVEVEINPADIRIDTYRASGAGGQHVNMTDSAVRITHFPTGIVVTCQKERSQLNNRETAMKLLKSKLLEVEMKKKEEELKKIQGEQTDIGWGNQIRSYVFQPYALVKDHRTNTEIGNVKAVMDGDIDEFINSYLRFLKQK, from the exons ATGGATATATTGGAATTAAAAAGAGAATATGATGAAATAAAAGATAGAATTGAAAATATTAGGAGGTCTCTT GACTTAGAGAGAAGAAAGAAAACAATTAAGGATTTAGAAGCTTTAACTATGCAAGAAGGTTTTTGGGGAGATAAAAGAAAAAGTTCTGAAATAATAAAAAATATAAATTTTGAGAAAAATATTATAGATAAATATAATTTTTTAGTATCTGAAAGAGATGAAGAAGAAGTTTTAATTGACTTTATTGAAAGTGGTGAAGAAAGCTTTATAGAAGAGCTTTCAGAAAGACATAAACTTTTAAAGAAAGATACAGAAAATTTTGAAATAGCTCTTTTATTGGACGGAGATTATGATGGAAGCAATGCCATTGTAACAATACATTCGGGTGCCGGAGGTACAGAAGCTTGTGATTGGGCTGATATGTTATATAGAATGTATTTAAGATGGTGTAATTTTAAGAATTATAAAGTTTCTGAGTTAGATTATTTAGCTGGAGATGGAGCTGGAATAAAGTCTGTTACTTTTTTAGTTGAAGGTATAAATGCCTACGGTTATTTAAAAGCTGAAAAAGGTGTACATAGGCTTGTTAGAATTTCTCCCTTTGATGCGAATAAAAAAAGACATACTTCTTTTGCTTCGGTTGAAGTAATGCCAGAAGTTGATGAAAATGTTGAAGTTGAAATAAATCCAGCAGATATTAGAATAGATACCTATCGTGCAAGTGGTGCTGGAGGACAACATGTCAATATGACAGATTCAGCAGTCAGAATAACACACTTTCCAACAGGTATAGTTGTAACTTGTCAAAAAGAGAGATCTCAGCTTAATAATAGAGAAACAGCAATGAAACTTTTAAAATCTAAGTTATTGGAAGTTGAGATGAAAAAGAAAGAAGAGGAACTTAAAAAAATTCAAGGAGAGCAAACGGATATTGGTTGGGGAAATCAAATAAGATCCTATGTATTTCAACCTTATGCTCTAGTTAAAGATCATCGTACAAATACAGAAATAGGAAATGTTAAGGCTGTTATGGATGGGGATATAGATGAATTTATTAATTCTTATTTAAGATTTTTAAAACAAAAGTAA
- a CDS encoding FMN-binding protein, whose product MNLKNLGIREWLVVIFIALGLVALAIEDRFKPAILEANGSAEGFNGDVALDVKAYKKSNGEIRVTEINVVHEDTEEIAGPAISKLKDHILSTQRFDLDMVAGASYTSEAFIDAFDQAIEQIKSM is encoded by the coding sequence ATGAATTTAAAAAATTTAGGAATTAGAGAGTGGCTTGTTGTAATTTTTATAGCTCTTGGCTTAGTTGCTCTTGCAATAGAAGATAGATTTAAACCAGCAATCTTAGAAGCTAATGGTTCTGCTGAAGGTTTTAATGGAGATGTAGCACTTGATGTTAAAGCTTACAAAAAAAGTAATGGTGAAATAAGAGTTACAGAAATTAATGTTGTGCATGAAGATACGGAAGAAATAGCAGGACCTGCTATTTCAAAATTAAAAGATCATATTTTAAGTACTCAAAGATTTGACCTTGATATGGTTGCCGGAGCTTCTTATACATCTGAAGCCTTTATAGATGCCTTTGATCAAGCTATTGAACAAATTAAATCTATGTAA
- a CDS encoding phosphoglycerate kinase: MKKIITDLNLKDKKVLMRVDFNVPMKDGKITDENRIVAALPTIKYALENGAKVIAFSHLGKIKTEEDKASKSLRPVATRLSELLNKEVKFIPTTRGLELEKAVSALKAGEILMFENTRFEDIDGKKESKNDVDLGKYWASLGDIFINDAFGTAHRAHASNVGIAQNIGSENSAVGFLVEKELKFLGEALDNPQRPLVAILGGAKVSDKIGVIENLLIKADKILIGGAMMFTFLKAQGKNIGTSLVEDDKLELAKSLLDKANGKIILPVDTVVSEEFKNDSDYLTVSVDSIPNNKMGLDIGEQSVKLFNEYISSAKTVVWNGPMGVFEMPNFAKGTIGVCEAIAKLKNALTVIGGGDSAAAAISLGYADKFSHISTGGGASLEFLEGKVLPGIEAISNK; this comes from the coding sequence ATGAAAAAAATAATTACTGATTTAAATTTAAAAGATAAAAAAGTCTTAATGAGAGTTGATTTTAATGTTCCTATGAAAGATGGAAAGATAACTGATGAAAACAGGATTGTTGCTGCCCTTCCTACTATAAAATATGCACTTGAAAATGGAGCAAAAGTTATAGCATTCTCACACTTAGGAAAAATTAAAACTGAAGAAGATAAAGCAAGTAAAAGTTTAAGACCTGTTGCAACAAGACTTTCTGAACTTCTAAATAAAGAAGTGAAATTTATTCCTACAACAAGAGGACTTGAGCTAGAAAAAGCAGTTTCTGCTTTAAAAGCTGGTGAAATATTAATGTTTGAAAACACTAGATTTGAAGATATAGATGGGAAAAAAGAGTCTAAAAATGATGTTGACTTAGGAAAATACTGGGCTTCTTTAGGTGATATATTCATAAATGACGCCTTTGGAACTGCTCACAGAGCACATGCATCTAATGTTGGAATAGCTCAAAATATAGGAAGTGAAAATTCTGCTGTAGGATTTCTAGTAGAAAAAGAATTAAAGTTCTTAGGTGAAGCACTTGATAATCCACAAAGACCTTTAGTCGCTATTTTAGGTGGAGCTAAAGTTTCTGATAAAATTGGTGTTATTGAAAATCTTTTAATTAAAGCTGACAAAATTTTAATTGGTGGAGCTATGATGTTTACTTTTCTAAAAGCTCAAGGGAAAAATATTGGAACTTCTTTAGTAGAAGATGATAAATTAGAACTTGCAAAGTCTTTACTAGATAAAGCTAATGGAAAAATTATTCTACCTGTTGACACTGTTGTTTCAGAAGAGTTTAAAAATGATTCTGACTACTTAACTGTCAGTGTTGATTCTATTCCAAATAATAAAATGGGGCTTGACATTGGTGAACAATCTGTTAAACTATTCAATGAATATATAAGCTCTGCTAAAACAGTTGTTTGGAATGGACCAATGGGTGTTTTTGAAATGCCTAACTTCGCAAAAGGAACTATAGGGGTTTGTGAAGCCATAGCTAAACTTAAAAATGCTTTAACTGTTATTGGTGGTGGAGATTCTGCTGCTGCTGCAATTAGTCTAGGGTATGCTGATAAATTTAGCCATATTTCTACTGGTGGTGGAGCATCACTTGAATTTCTTGAAGGAAAAGTTCTTCCAGGAATAGAAGCTATTTCAAATAAGTAG
- the gap gene encoding type I glyceraldehyde-3-phosphate dehydrogenase produces MAVKVAINGFGRIGRLALRVMSENKDFDIVAINDLTDAKTLAHLFKYDSAQGRFNGTIEVDEEGFIVNGDKIKVFAKANPAELPWKELDVDVVLECTGFFTTKEKAEAHINAGAKKVVISAPATGDLKTVVYNVNHDVLDGSETVISGASCTTNCLAPMAKVLNDKFGIVAGLMTTIHAYTNDQNTLDSPHRKGDLRRARAAAENIVPNSTGAAKAIGLVIPELKGKLNGSAQRVPVITGSVTELTSILEKKVTVEEVNAAMKAAANESFGYTEEELVSSDIIGISFGSLFDATQTSIVEAGDKQLVKTVAWYDNEMSYTSQLIRTLKKFVELSK; encoded by the coding sequence ATGGCAGTAAAAGTAGCTATTAATGGATTTGGGAGAATAGGAAGACTTGCTTTAAGAGTAATGAGTGAGAATAAAGATTTTGATATCGTTGCTATAAATGATTTAACTGATGCAAAAACTCTTGCACATCTTTTCAAATATGATTCAGCACAAGGGAGATTCAATGGTACTATTGAAGTAGACGAAGAAGGATTTATTGTTAATGGAGATAAAATAAAGGTTTTTGCTAAAGCTAATCCGGCTGAATTACCTTGGAAAGAATTAGATGTTGATGTTGTTTTAGAATGTACTGGATTTTTTACAACTAAAGAAAAAGCTGAAGCACATATTAATGCAGGTGCTAAAAAGGTTGTAATTTCAGCTCCAGCAACTGGTGATTTAAAAACTGTTGTTTACAATGTAAACCACGATGTTTTAGATGGTAGTGAAACTGTAATTTCAGGTGCTTCATGTACTACAAACTGCTTAGCACCTATGGCTAAAGTTTTAAATGATAAATTTGGTATTGTTGCCGGACTTATGACGACTATCCATGCTTACACAAATGACCAAAATACTTTAGATTCTCCTCATAGAAAGGGAGATTTAAGAAGAGCTAGAGCTGCTGCTGAAAATATAGTGCCTAACTCAACTGGTGCCGCAAAGGCTATCGGGCTTGTTATTCCTGAATTAAAAGGAAAATTAAATGGTTCAGCTCAAAGAGTTCCGGTTATAACTGGTTCTGTAACTGAGCTTACATCTATCTTAGAAAAGAAAGTTACTGTAGAAGAAGTAAATGCTGCTATGAAAGCTGCTGCTAATGAATCTTTTGGTTATACTGAAGAAGAATTAGTATCAAGTGATATAATAGGAATAAGCTTCGGTTCTCTATTTGATGCGACTCAAACTAGCATTGTAGAAGCTGGGGATAAACAATTAGTTAAAACAGTTGCTTGGTATGACAATGAAATGTCTTATACATCTCAACTTATAAGAACTTTAAAGAAATTCGTTGAACTTTCTAAATAG